A region of Porites lutea chromosome 13, jaPorLute2.1, whole genome shotgun sequence DNA encodes the following proteins:
- the LOC140923291 gene encoding uncharacterized protein — translation MVTSMTTYGRVEAAQETEKSNPQQPNEFYSLCEDKDQPSPGAKEPRYKNIVHLWEYLLELLAEDSCRSLITWSNKERGEFKLKNPGEVAKRWGLLKRKRGMNYEKLSRALRYYYQQGIIKKVPGQRLVYKFNKLPYKYEPGVTRATRHASKISASIHEEHEQRLVTPPSPTLVTPPSPSKTSAFEEKPSSPFSPTTVPFSKSWSWPVVHVPRCPLCSCPSNIPLLCSTGSGSNRSRIIFPSVNQITPSWPIPVIFKPNEPLSPVYEPSCPPAWKM, via the exons ATGGTCACTTCAATGACAACATACGGACGAG TTGAAGCAGctcaagaaacagaaaaatccAATCCCCAGCAGCCGAACGAGTTTTATAGTCTGTGCGAAGACAAGGATCAACCAAGTCCTGGCGCTAAAGAGCCTCGCTACAAGAACATCGTGCATCTGTGGGAGTATCTCCTGGAGCTACTGGCAGAAGATAGCTGCCGCTCATTGATTACTTGGAGTAACAAGGAACGCGGAGAGTTTAAACTGAAAAACCCTGGCGAGGTGGCGAAGAGATGGGGACTCCTGAAAAGAAAGAGGGGAATGAATTATGAGAAATTGAGCAGAGCCTTGAGATATTACTACCAACAAGGAATAATTAAGAAG GTCCCTGGGCAAAGGTTGGTGTACAAATTTAACAAGCTCCCTTACAAATATGAACCTGGCGTGACTAGAGCCACGCGTCACGCAAGCAAGATAAGTGCAAGTATACACGAAGAACATGAGCAAAGGCTAGTCACACCACCATCTCCCACGCTAGTCACGCCACCATCTCCCTCGAAAACCAGTGCTTTCGAGGAAAAGCCTTCTTCGCCTTTCTCCCCAACCACCGTTCCGTTCAGCAAAAGCTGGTCCTGGCCAGTGGTACACGTTCCAAGGTGCCCTTTGTGCTCTTGTCCAAGTAACATTCCACTACTTTGCTCTACCGGAAGTGGAAGCAATCGAAGCAGAATTATCTTCCCTTCAGTCAATCAAATCACGCCGTCGTGGCCAATTCCTGTTATTTTTAAGCCAAATGAGCCACTTTCTCCTGTTTATGAGCCCAGCTGTCCTCCTGCCTGGAAAATGTAG